In bacterium, a single window of DNA contains:
- the prfB gene encoding Peptide chain release factor 2, translating into MPSSRRLPPSGGIFDIATLRQRIAILDDSTQRPGFWDDPKGAQEALRERNALIARADTWDGLLGRAKDLTDYVELARESLDESFVLDLDADMQRLESDFAREETKNLLSGEADHYPAIVSIQAGAGGIDAMDWAQMLARMLTRFAERQGWRVDIIDEHPGDEAGLKSITLRITGESAYGYLKSERGVHRLVRLSPFDAAHRRHTSFASIEVAPEIDDTIDIDLKESDVEMDFFRASSAGGQHVNKTSSAVRLTHVPTGIAVVSENERSQHQNRATAWKVLRARLYERELERREEEAAKARGLQGSIAWGQQIRSYVFQPYTQVKDKRTGLEVSDVQGVMDGKLEPFIQSYLRHQLDGGEWLSGSDDD; encoded by the coding sequence ATGCCCTCCTCGAGGCGATTGCCACCATCTGGGGGCATCTTTGACATCGCTACCCTGCGGCAGCGGATTGCGATTCTTGATGACAGCACCCAGCGTCCCGGTTTCTGGGACGACCCGAAAGGCGCACAGGAAGCCCTCCGGGAACGGAATGCCCTAATCGCCCGGGCGGATACCTGGGATGGCCTCCTGGGGCGCGCCAAAGACCTCACGGACTATGTGGAACTCGCCCGGGAATCGCTGGATGAATCTTTCGTCCTCGACCTCGATGCGGATATGCAGCGGCTGGAGAGCGACTTCGCCCGCGAGGAGACCAAAAATCTCCTCTCCGGCGAAGCCGACCACTATCCCGCCATTGTCTCGATCCAGGCGGGGGCGGGCGGCATCGATGCCATGGACTGGGCGCAAATGCTCGCCCGGATGCTGACCCGCTTCGCGGAACGGCAGGGCTGGCGGGTCGACATCATCGATGAGCATCCCGGCGATGAAGCGGGTCTTAAGTCCATCACCCTGCGCATCACCGGCGAATCGGCCTATGGCTATCTGAAGAGCGAGCGGGGAGTCCACCGCCTGGTCCGGCTCTCCCCCTTCGATGCGGCGCACCGACGCCACACCTCCTTTGCCAGTATCGAAGTCGCCCCGGAGATCGATGACACGATCGACATCGATCTCAAAGAGAGCGATGTCGAGATGGACTTCTTCCGCGCCTCCTCCGCCGGGGGACAGCATGTCAACAAGACTTCCAGCGCGGTCCGCCTGACGCATGTCCCCACCGGCATTGCCGTGGTGAGCGAGAACGAACGGAGTCAGCATCAGAACCGGGCCACCGCCTGGAAGGTGCTGCGTGCCCGGCTGTATGAACGGGAACTGGAACGTCGCGAGGAAGAAGCCGCCAAAGCCCGGGGACTCCAGGGGAGCATCGCCTGGGGGCAGCAGATCCGCTCCTATGTCTTTCAGCCCTACACGCAGGTGAAGGACAAACGGACCGGGCTCGAAGTGAGTGATGTCCAGGGGGTCATGGATGGCAAGCTCGAGCCGTTCATTCAGTCGTACCTCCGGCATCAGCTCGATGGCGGGGAATGGCTGAGCGGGTCCGACGACGATTAA
- the hutG gene encoding Formimidoylglutamase, which yields MDPLPHLLPACVLPASLGMSTTSPKWNALVTDDPELQVPYSLLGCPFDGGIPTRPGARFGPDAIRAQWYRLGLLHGETGLPLTPLLCDRGNVEVAGTTASVTHARLESSWQAILTSQPNMFPITLGGDHGLTAPAFLGYQRFHEHQLGLIVFDAHFDVREWTPDSLSSGTPFRRILDAGAGALAGRNLVYVGIRPFANSPHYLEYVREQGATIFDMATLRRRGIDSVMQEAINIASQGTEGIWVSLDIDVMDQGDAPGASATGPGGMRSGDLLAAMERLGSSGTVCALDVMEVSPPLDFQEMTSRLAAHAIATFIHCRETQGLPTFALEPELKNDQ from the coding sequence ATGGATCCCCTGCCCCATCTGCTGCCCGCCTGTGTCCTCCCCGCCAGTTTGGGGATGTCCACCACGAGTCCGAAGTGGAATGCCCTGGTGACCGACGACCCGGAGTTGCAGGTTCCTTACTCGCTGCTGGGATGTCCCTTTGATGGCGGCATTCCGACCCGTCCGGGAGCCCGGTTTGGGCCGGATGCCATCCGGGCGCAGTGGTACAGGCTCGGGCTGCTGCATGGAGAGACGGGGCTGCCGCTCACGCCACTGCTTTGTGATCGGGGGAATGTCGAGGTGGCTGGCACGACAGCGTCGGTAACCCACGCCCGACTTGAATCCAGCTGGCAAGCGATCCTGACCAGTCAGCCCAACATGTTCCCCATCACCCTGGGAGGGGATCATGGACTCACGGCACCGGCATTCCTGGGGTATCAGCGGTTTCATGAGCATCAGCTGGGCCTTATCGTCTTCGACGCCCACTTTGATGTGCGCGAGTGGACGCCAGACAGTTTGTCTTCGGGGACCCCGTTCCGACGGATTCTCGATGCAGGTGCTGGTGCGCTGGCGGGGCGCAATCTGGTTTACGTCGGGATTCGCCCCTTCGCCAACAGTCCACACTATCTGGAATATGTCCGGGAACAGGGAGCCACGATCTTTGACATGGCGACCCTGCGTCGACGCGGTATCGACAGCGTGATGCAGGAAGCCATCAACATCGCGAGTCAGGGGACCGAGGGGATCTGGGTGTCGCTGGACATCGATGTTATGGACCAGGGGGATGCCCCCGGCGCATCGGCCACGGGCCCGGGAGGAATGCGGAGTGGCGATCTGCTGGCGGCGATGGAAAGGCTCGGTTCCAGTGGCACCGTGTGTGCGCTGGATGTCATGGAGGTGTCGCCGCCCCTGGACTTTCAGGAGATGACCAGTCGGCTCGCCGCCCACGCGATCGCCACATTTATCCATTGTCGGGAAACGCAGGGCCTTCCGACGTTTGCCCTGGAGCCGGAGCTGAAAAATGACCAGTAA
- the clpB gene encoding Chaperone protein ClpB: MSGHPIFERFTHTSREALNRAIGYVTDLNQQVLDTDHLLLAILSEEGGLMPDLLKSLKKEPKAVRDAATKAVYRQQTPSGRLPSEETPISITPRIKRTLDVALSIADSMGDSYIGVEHLFLALFEVQEGNAWRMIRDLGVSAPEVQEALKKIRGAKKLETPTSDEQYQALEKYTRDLTEEARKGKLDPVIGREEEIRRVIQVLSRRRKNNPVLIGEPGTGKTAIVEGIAQRIIANEIPETLRGKRVLSLDMGSLLAGAKFRGEFEDRLKGVMDDIRAAEGSVILFIDELHTVVGAGSAEGAVDAANMLKPALARGELRAIGATTLDEYRKYIEKDAALERRFQPVLVSEPSEEDTLAILRGIKDSYESHHMVTITDDALAAAVRLSSRYITDRFLPDKAIDLLDEAAAMVHYDNIYIPLPLQQLDRRIKDLHKEEEAAFKQQNYERQMAYRTEIAKLASEYEQQLDAWKVQRGDETDSVVDAEDIARVVSKWSGVPVSRMLETEKQKLVHLEDHLHQRVISQDEAVRAVAEAVRRSRAGLQDPNRPMGSFVFLGPTGVGKTELAKALAEAMFSSEEALIRLDMSEYMERHAVSRLVGAPPGYVGYEEGGQLTEAVRRRPYSVILLDEIEKAHPDVFNMLLQILDDGRLTDSQGRVVNFKNTLLILTSNIGSHHIAEAFGQDTPIDQAQYERIRERVLGDLRMAFRPEFLNRLDEIVVFRPLNSADLARIIDLLLARLYRRLADRNITLVLDESARALIAEEGYDPAYGARPLRRAIQRLVENPLAKLLLDGTFEDGDTVAITAAEDQLEFSRQVPASAPALAGAS; the protein is encoded by the coding sequence ATGTCCGGACACCCCATCTTCGAGCGCTTTACGCACACCTCCCGGGAGGCTCTGAACCGGGCGATTGGCTATGTCACGGATCTGAATCAGCAGGTCCTCGACACCGACCATCTCCTCCTCGCGATCCTCAGCGAGGAGGGGGGGCTCATGCCCGATCTGCTCAAAAGCCTCAAGAAGGAGCCCAAAGCGGTCCGTGATGCTGCCACGAAAGCGGTCTATCGGCAGCAGACACCCTCCGGACGCCTCCCCTCGGAAGAGACCCCCATCTCCATCACGCCCCGTATTAAACGGACCCTCGATGTGGCCCTCAGCATCGCCGACAGCATGGGGGATTCCTACATCGGGGTGGAGCATCTCTTTCTGGCCCTCTTTGAGGTCCAGGAGGGCAACGCCTGGCGGATGATTCGGGACCTCGGGGTATCCGCCCCGGAAGTCCAGGAAGCCCTGAAGAAAATCCGGGGCGCGAAGAAGCTCGAGACTCCCACCAGCGATGAGCAGTACCAGGCCCTGGAAAAGTACACCCGGGACCTCACCGAAGAAGCCCGCAAGGGGAAGCTCGACCCGGTCATCGGACGTGAAGAGGAGATCCGGCGGGTGATCCAGGTGCTGTCGCGCCGTCGCAAGAACAACCCCGTGTTAATTGGCGAGCCGGGGACCGGCAAGACCGCCATTGTCGAGGGGATCGCCCAGCGCATCATCGCCAATGAAATCCCGGAGACCCTCCGCGGCAAGCGGGTGCTTTCCCTCGACATGGGCTCCCTCCTGGCGGGGGCGAAGTTTCGCGGGGAGTTCGAGGATCGCCTCAAGGGGGTCATGGACGATATTCGGGCTGCAGAGGGGAGTGTCATCCTCTTCATCGATGAACTCCATACGGTGGTCGGGGCCGGCAGCGCTGAAGGAGCTGTAGATGCCGCCAACATGCTCAAGCCCGCCCTCGCCCGGGGGGAACTCCGGGCCATCGGGGCCACGACCCTGGATGAATACCGGAAGTACATCGAAAAGGATGCCGCCCTGGAGCGACGCTTCCAGCCAGTGCTGGTGTCCGAGCCCAGCGAGGAGGACACCCTCGCGATCCTCCGGGGGATCAAGGACAGCTACGAGTCGCATCACATGGTGACCATCACCGATGATGCCCTCGCGGCGGCCGTCCGGCTCTCCTCCCGCTACATCACCGACCGTTTTCTCCCGGACAAGGCCATCGACCTCCTCGATGAAGCCGCGGCGATGGTCCACTACGACAACATCTACATCCCCCTGCCGCTCCAGCAGCTGGACCGCCGCATCAAGGACCTCCACAAAGAGGAAGAAGCGGCGTTTAAGCAGCAGAACTATGAGCGGCAGATGGCATATCGCACGGAGATCGCGAAACTCGCAAGCGAGTACGAGCAGCAGCTCGATGCCTGGAAGGTCCAGCGCGGGGATGAGACCGACAGTGTGGTTGATGCCGAAGACATCGCCCGGGTGGTGAGCAAGTGGTCCGGGGTCCCGGTGTCACGGATGCTCGAGACCGAAAAGCAGAAGCTGGTCCATCTGGAAGACCACCTGCATCAGCGGGTGATCTCCCAGGACGAGGCGGTCCGCGCCGTGGCGGAGGCAGTCCGACGCTCCCGTGCAGGGCTCCAGGACCCCAATCGTCCGATGGGCTCCTTTGTCTTCCTCGGCCCCACCGGCGTCGGCAAGACCGAACTGGCGAAAGCCCTGGCGGAGGCGATGTTCTCCTCGGAAGAGGCCCTCATTCGCCTCGACATGTCGGAGTACATGGAGCGCCATGCGGTGAGCCGTCTGGTGGGGGCCCCTCCGGGCTATGTCGGCTACGAAGAGGGGGGCCAACTGACGGAAGCCGTACGGCGTCGCCCCTACAGCGTGATCCTCCTCGATGAAATCGAGAAGGCGCATCCCGACGTCTTTAACATGCTCCTGCAAATCCTGGATGACGGCCGGCTCACCGACTCCCAGGGGCGCGTGGTGAACTTCAAGAACACGCTGCTCATCCTGACGAGCAACATCGGGTCGCATCACATCGCAGAAGCCTTCGGGCAGGACACCCCCATCGATCAGGCGCAATACGAACGGATCCGGGAGCGGGTCCTGGGTGATCTGCGGATGGCATTCCGGCCAGAGTTCCTGAACCGCCTCGATGAGATCGTGGTCTTCCGGCCCCTCAACAGCGCGGACCTCGCCCGGATCATCGATCTCCTCCTGGCGCGCCTCTATCGTCGGCTGGCAGACCGGAACATCACCCTGGTGCTGGACGAGTCCGCCCGGGCGCTCATCGCCGAAGAAGGCTACGACCCCGCGTATGGGGCGCGGCCTCTGCGACGGGCGATCCAGCGGCTGGTGGAAAATCCGCTGGCGAAGCTCCTGCTGGATGGGACCTTCGAGGATGGCGACACGGTCGCGATCACCGCAGCTGAGGACCAGCTGGAATTCAGTCGACAGGTCCCGGCATCAGCGCCAGCCCTCGCCGGGGCGTCCTGA
- the ubiE_4 gene encoding Ubiquinone/menaquinone biosynthesis C-methyltransferase UbiE, with product MSAPYQSRFRAFFAQGRDTIRRDWDPYLARYYRKLFDEPREVEGLLRWLTRLTRHCPVAGTRLLDAGCGFGITSAAFLALDAPPAQVVGLDPSAGKVTLLQRLSDWLEAGEALQAVQGDAQALDLPDASFGTVFVKDVASHVADRALFFREVARVLQPGGRLLFTDENNSLSLAGRRERQRIWQTHEFGPIPSDGYLKRPYREERLLMISEVRPDLPDATRQELAAKSQGMWGEELLSAVRDWQPGQAFHNTADFPWRSPQSGEYLEYLFQPFALARELASYGLQARVIPPAYRTGDPLKQRAGDLIAACHPLSIVVQSSFYIVATKIS from the coding sequence GTGAGTGCGCCGTATCAGTCCCGCTTTCGCGCCTTCTTCGCCCAGGGACGCGACACCATCCGCCGGGACTGGGACCCCTATCTGGCCCGCTACTATCGCAAGCTCTTCGATGAGCCCCGGGAAGTCGAGGGGCTTCTGCGGTGGCTCACCCGACTCACCCGCCATTGTCCGGTGGCGGGGACCCGTCTCCTGGATGCCGGCTGCGGATTCGGCATTACATCGGCAGCATTCCTCGCCCTCGATGCCCCGCCCGCACAAGTGGTCGGGCTCGACCCCTCCGCAGGCAAGGTCACCCTGCTGCAGCGACTCAGCGACTGGCTGGAAGCCGGGGAAGCGCTCCAGGCCGTCCAGGGCGATGCCCAGGCACTGGACCTCCCCGATGCCAGTTTCGGTACCGTTTTCGTAAAGGATGTCGCGTCCCATGTCGCCGACCGTGCGCTCTTCTTTCGTGAAGTTGCGCGAGTCCTCCAGCCTGGTGGGAGGCTCCTTTTTACCGATGAAAACAACAGCCTGAGTCTCGCCGGACGTCGGGAACGTCAGCGCATCTGGCAGACCCACGAATTCGGACCCATCCCCAGTGATGGCTATCTGAAGCGACCCTATCGCGAAGAGCGATTGCTGATGATCAGTGAGGTCCGGCCGGACCTGCCCGATGCGACTCGACAGGAACTCGCCGCGAAGTCGCAGGGGATGTGGGGCGAGGAACTGCTGTCTGCGGTGCGGGACTGGCAACCCGGCCAGGCTTTTCACAACACCGCCGATTTTCCGTGGCGCAGTCCGCAATCCGGGGAGTACCTCGAATACCTCTTCCAGCCCTTTGCCCTCGCCCGTGAACTGGCGTCCTATGGGCTGCAGGCCCGGGTGATTCCGCCGGCCTATCGCACCGGCGACCCGCTGAAGCAACGGGCCGGCGACCTCATCGCCGCCTGTCATCCGTTGTCGATTGTTGTGCAATCGAGCTTTTACATCGTCGCAACAAAAATCAGCTAG
- the folP gene encoding Dihydropteroate synthase, giving the protein MYTAGPYRLHFHRPVLMGILNVTPDSFSDGGSFTDVPTAIAHGRRLIADGADWIDIGGESTRPGAASVPVAEELRRVLPVVTGLADAGVPICIDTCKAEVAREALAAGAVVVNDVRGGADRALAEVAAEAGAPYIVMHMQGTPATMQQTPDYEDVVAEVFSYLGERCARLQQWGVAQLITDPGIGFGKTLVHNLQLMQQLDWFLELGFPILLGTSRKSWIPKVLGAATPIPERLPADLAAAALALHKGARIFRVHDVAPHLTALKAAWGLLLAQDISGDTPAPWPVAVEARVKPVGTRGA; this is encoded by the coding sequence ATGTACACCGCCGGCCCCTACCGTCTCCACTTCCACCGACCAGTCCTGATGGGCATTCTGAATGTCACCCCCGATTCGTTCTCCGATGGCGGGTCCTTCACCGATGTCCCTACGGCCATCGCGCATGGCCGTCGACTGATCGCTGATGGGGCCGACTGGATCGACATCGGCGGCGAATCGACCCGTCCGGGTGCAGCGTCTGTGCCTGTCGCGGAGGAACTGCGACGAGTCCTGCCGGTAGTCACGGGACTGGCGGATGCCGGGGTGCCCATCTGTATCGATACCTGCAAGGCGGAGGTCGCCCGGGAAGCCCTCGCGGCAGGCGCGGTCGTCGTCAACGATGTGCGCGGTGGGGCGGACCGGGCGCTGGCAGAGGTCGCCGCTGAGGCCGGAGCGCCGTACATCGTGATGCACATGCAGGGGACTCCCGCCACGATGCAGCAGACTCCGGACTACGAGGATGTCGTGGCGGAGGTCTTCAGCTACCTCGGGGAGCGCTGCGCCCGCCTGCAGCAATGGGGGGTCGCGCAGCTCATCACCGATCCGGGCATCGGCTTCGGCAAGACCCTGGTGCATAACCTGCAACTGATGCAGCAACTCGACTGGTTCCTGGAACTCGGTTTTCCCATTCTGCTGGGGACTTCCCGCAAGTCCTGGATTCCGAAAGTCCTTGGCGCAGCGACGCCGATTCCGGAGCGACTCCCCGCCGACCTCGCCGCTGCCGCGCTGGCACTCCACAAAGGAGCGCGCATCTTTCGGGTGCACGACGTCGCGCCCCATCTGACCGCCCTGAAAGCCGCTTGGGGACTCCTCCTGGCGCAGGACATCAGCGGCGACACTCCGGCCCCCTGGCCCGTTGCGGTCGAAGCCCGCGTGAAACCGGTAGGAACGCGCGGCGCATAA
- the hutH gene encoding Histidine ammonia-lyase — protein MTSKPLVLHGDALTLAEVATFLDAPGSVTLAPSVTARCQASRDVVEAAVAAGAVVYGITTGFGKLSSVHIPASDLRQLQVNLVLSHAAGVGEPLPPDVARLVLLLKANNLARGLSGVRLEVVESLVALLNTGAIPVIPSQGSVGASGDLAPLAHLTLILLGHPAGAVDWEGARWSADHFLPAAGLTPLALEAKEGLSLLNGTQVSCALGVVALLQGERLADAADRCCALSIEAFAGSRSPFDPRIAQARGQQGQQQVADTIWQLLEGSPILESHADCDKVQDPYAFRCASQVHGAARDTLAFARQLLERELNAVTDNPLVFAESGDILSGGNFHAEPCAFASDAIALALTELASISERRVAQLIDPAASGLPAFLVAGSGLHSGFMIAQVTAAALVSEMKTLSHPGVVDSIPTSANKEDHVSMATWSGRKALMVAERCQQVLAIELLAAAQGIDLRRPLKSTPALEAIHRQVRAQVAPWDADRVMATDIAAIAPLLSTGLLVSD, from the coding sequence ATGACCAGTAAACCGTTGGTGCTCCATGGCGATGCCCTGACCCTCGCCGAAGTCGCGACTTTCCTGGATGCGCCGGGATCGGTCACCCTGGCACCGTCAGTCACCGCCCGCTGTCAGGCGAGCCGGGATGTCGTGGAAGCAGCAGTCGCAGCCGGTGCGGTGGTCTACGGCATCACGACGGGGTTTGGGAAGCTGTCGAGTGTCCATATTCCGGCATCGGATCTGCGCCAGCTACAGGTGAATCTGGTGCTGAGCCACGCCGCCGGGGTTGGTGAGCCCCTACCTCCGGATGTCGCGCGACTGGTACTGCTGCTGAAAGCGAACAATCTCGCCCGTGGACTGTCAGGCGTCCGCCTGGAGGTTGTGGAGTCGCTGGTCGCGCTGCTGAATACCGGGGCGATTCCGGTGATTCCCTCGCAGGGATCGGTGGGCGCCAGCGGGGATCTTGCACCCCTCGCGCATCTGACCCTCATCCTCCTCGGTCATCCTGCTGGGGCAGTCGACTGGGAGGGCGCGCGGTGGTCCGCCGACCATTTCCTGCCCGCCGCCGGGCTCACACCCCTCGCGCTGGAAGCGAAGGAAGGCCTCTCGCTGCTCAACGGGACGCAGGTCTCATGTGCGCTGGGCGTGGTGGCACTACTGCAGGGAGAGCGCCTGGCCGACGCGGCTGATCGTTGCTGCGCCCTGAGTATTGAAGCCTTTGCCGGATCGCGGTCACCGTTTGATCCGCGCATTGCCCAGGCTCGCGGGCAACAGGGGCAACAGCAGGTAGCAGACACGATCTGGCAATTACTGGAAGGGAGTCCCATCCTGGAGTCCCATGCGGATTGCGACAAAGTGCAGGACCCGTACGCCTTCCGCTGCGCCTCGCAGGTGCACGGGGCGGCCCGCGACACACTGGCGTTTGCACGTCAGTTGCTGGAGCGGGAACTCAATGCGGTGACCGATAACCCCCTGGTTTTTGCGGAGTCCGGCGACATCCTCAGTGGCGGGAACTTTCATGCTGAGCCCTGCGCTTTTGCCTCCGATGCCATCGCGCTGGCCCTGACTGAGCTGGCCTCGATCAGCGAGCGTCGGGTCGCGCAGTTGATAGATCCCGCGGCCTCAGGACTCCCGGCATTTTTGGTGGCCGGCAGCGGTTTGCATTCCGGTTTCATGATCGCGCAGGTGACAGCGGCAGCGCTGGTGAGTGAAATGAAGACCCTGAGTCATCCGGGGGTGGTCGATTCCATCCCGACCTCGGCCAACAAAGAGGACCATGTGAGCATGGCGACCTGGAGCGGCCGCAAAGCGCTCATGGTCGCAGAGCGTTGTCAGCAGGTGCTGGCCATCGAGCTCCTGGCGGCGGCTCAGGGGATCGATCTGCGACGCCCCCTCAAGTCCACTCCCGCCCTGGAAGCGATCCACCGGCAGGTGCGGGCGCAGGTCGCGCCTTGGGACGCGGACCGAGTGATGGCCACAGACATCGCCGCCATCGCGCCCCTCCTCTCCACCGGCTTGCTGGTCAGCGACTAG
- the dnaJ_1 gene encoding Chaperone protein DnaJ — MPPNTGQRDPYEVLGVERNASPEDLRKVFQKLARKWHPDVNPGNKEEAEAQFKEIAQAYEILSDPEKRRAYDQFGFAGVGASAGSGPDFGGFDFSQGFGGFEDLFSAFFGGAGRGGGRRGGPQPGSDLQVVVGLTLQEVMEGTQKEIRYGREIGCDTCHGSGAKPGTSPESCRDCGGSGQVSFSRGGILRISQPCPRCQGRGVTITDPCGSCRGRGVITKDETLTVRIPPGVSTNTQIRIDGRGEAGQMGGPPGDLYVITRVQDHPLFQRRGDNLYVEVPLSYTEAALGAKIEVPAIKEADGVTRLTIPPGTQTGNQFRIRGYGVPHLNGRGAGDQYVVVVVQTPRNLSSREKQLLKELGEASGEKPREALLKTARKK; from the coding sequence ATGCCACCAAACACCGGTCAGCGGGATCCCTACGAAGTCCTGGGAGTTGAGCGCAATGCGTCCCCCGAAGACCTGCGTAAAGTCTTTCAGAAGCTCGCCCGCAAATGGCATCCCGATGTCAATCCGGGCAACAAGGAAGAAGCGGAAGCACAGTTCAAGGAGATCGCGCAGGCCTACGAGATCCTGAGCGACCCGGAGAAGCGGCGCGCCTACGACCAGTTCGGTTTTGCCGGTGTCGGTGCCAGCGCCGGAAGCGGACCGGACTTCGGGGGCTTCGATTTCTCACAAGGATTCGGTGGGTTCGAGGACCTCTTTTCAGCCTTCTTCGGCGGCGCAGGACGCGGCGGGGGGCGACGTGGTGGCCCCCAGCCCGGCAGCGACCTGCAGGTGGTCGTGGGTCTCACCCTCCAGGAAGTCATGGAGGGGACACAGAAGGAGATCCGCTACGGCCGGGAGATCGGCTGCGACACCTGTCACGGCTCCGGTGCCAAACCCGGCACCTCCCCGGAGTCCTGTCGCGACTGTGGCGGCAGCGGACAGGTCAGCTTTTCCCGGGGCGGCATTTTGCGGATCTCCCAGCCGTGTCCCAGGTGCCAGGGACGGGGTGTCACGATCACCGATCCCTGTGGTTCCTGTCGCGGACGCGGGGTCATCACCAAAGACGAAACACTAACGGTCCGGATTCCGCCGGGGGTCAGCACCAACACCCAGATTCGCATCGATGGTCGGGGCGAAGCCGGGCAGATGGGAGGCCCCCCTGGGGATCTCTATGTCATCACCCGGGTCCAGGACCACCCGCTGTTTCAGCGACGGGGGGACAACCTCTACGTCGAAGTTCCGCTCTCTTACACCGAAGCGGCGCTCGGCGCCAAGATCGAAGTCCCGGCGATCAAAGAGGCAGATGGTGTCACTCGCCTGACGATTCCGCCGGGCACCCAGACCGGGAATCAGTTCCGGATCCGGGGCTATGGAGTCCCGCATCTCAATGGCCGGGGAGCCGGGGATCAGTATGTCGTGGTGGTGGTGCAAACCCCCCGCAACCTCAGTTCCCGGGAAAAGCAGCTCCTGAAAGAACTCGGGGAGGCCTCCGGGGAGAAGCCCCGGGAAGCCCTTCTCAAAACGGCGCGCAAAAAGTAG
- the yxlF_1 gene encoding putative ABC transporter ATP-binding protein YxlF gives MAAMIELDGLTKFYGDFHALRGVSFSIEEGDIFGYIGPNGAGKTTSIKILATLLRPDSGTARIAGHDVIRNPQAIRGLIGYMPDFFGVYDEMTTYEYLDFFAACYNIPGPSRPPIIADVLELTDLGGKRDTNVNGLSRGMKQRLSLARCLIHNPQVLLLDEPASGLDPRARIEIRELLKELGRLGKTILISSHILTELADFCNAVGVIENGTLVKAGRIQELLREIQQGLIVAIDLAQPDERFEQLAAQFPGLVAVKQVSTRGWHCTVSPEVTDFSLPGFVQYLMQRGFQVERFQEREGTLEELFLQVTRGVVN, from the coding sequence ATGGCTGCCATGATCGAACTGGACGGGCTCACCAAGTTCTACGGGGACTTCCATGCGTTGCGAGGGGTGTCATTCAGCATCGAAGAAGGGGACATCTTCGGATACATCGGTCCGAACGGTGCGGGCAAAACCACTTCCATCAAGATCCTCGCGACCCTCCTGCGCCCTGACAGTGGCACCGCCAGGATCGCTGGCCACGATGTCATACGGAATCCCCAGGCGATCCGGGGGCTCATTGGCTACATGCCCGACTTTTTCGGCGTGTACGACGAGATGACGACCTACGAGTACCTCGACTTCTTTGCCGCCTGTTACAACATCCCCGGGCCATCCCGCCCGCCTATCATCGCGGATGTCCTCGAACTGACCGATCTCGGCGGCAAGCGCGACACCAATGTGAACGGCCTTTCCAGAGGCATGAAGCAGCGCCTCTCGCTGGCGCGCTGCCTCATCCACAATCCGCAGGTGCTGCTCCTCGATGAGCCCGCCTCGGGTCTCGATCCCCGGGCGAGGATCGAAATCCGGGAGTTGCTCAAGGAACTTGGTCGGTTGGGTAAAACGATTCTCATTTCCAGCCACATTCTCACCGAACTGGCGGACTTCTGTAATGCGGTCGGCGTGATCGAAAACGGGACTCTGGTGAAGGCCGGGCGTATCCAGGAGTTGTTGCGCGAGATTCAGCAGGGACTCATTGTCGCCATCGATCTCGCCCAGCCCGACGAGCGCTTCGAGCAGCTTGCTGCCCAGTTCCCCGGCCTGGTGGCGGTCAAGCAGGTCTCGACCCGGGGCTGGCACTGTACGGTCTCGCCGGAGGTCACCGACTTCAGCCTACCGGGCTTTGTCCAGTATCTGATGCAGCGGGGATTCCAGGTGGAGCGATTTCAGGAACGGGAGGGGACGCTGGAAGAACTCTTCCTCCAGGTCACCCGGGGCGTGGTCAACTAG
- the sulD gene encoding Bifunctional folate synthesis protein has translation MRYLLALGSNVGDRLEHLVAALCALSELGTLESLSGIYETDPVGYTDQGAFYNMAASLQSDLEPGDFITALNALQERLGKAVPFPNGPRTIDIDILLGEDEVWETPVLTLPHPRLHERLFVLHPLAEIAPLAIHPVLAVTVENLMGRLDVGEPAARVVTPETLWERIWGTGT, from the coding sequence ATGCGCTACCTCCTCGCCCTCGGCTCCAATGTCGGCGACCGCCTGGAGCATCTCGTCGCAGCCCTCTGCGCGCTTTCGGAACTCGGGACCCTCGAGAGCCTCTCGGGCATCTATGAAACCGATCCTGTGGGCTACACCGACCAGGGGGCGTTCTACAACATGGCAGCCTCACTGCAGAGCGACCTGGAGCCCGGTGACTTCATCACCGCCCTGAATGCGCTCCAGGAACGACTCGGCAAAGCGGTTCCATTTCCCAACGGCCCCCGCACCATCGACATCGATATCCTTCTCGGTGAAGACGAAGTCTGGGAGACCCCCGTCCTGACTCTCCCGCATCCGCGGCTCCACGAGCGGCTGTTCGTGCTCCATCCCCTGGCCGAGATCGCCCCGTTGGCGATTCATCCGGTTCTCGCCGTCACAGTCGAAAACCTGATGGGTCGGCTGGACGTCGGGGAGCCTGCCGCCCGGGTGGTGACCCCTGAGACTCTCTGGGAGCGGATTTGGGGGACTGGCACTTGA